One genomic segment of Streptomyces sp. TLI_146 includes these proteins:
- the gntD gene encoding guanitoxin biosynthesis L-enduracididine beta-hydroxylase GntD, translated as MDLSTPRVAGELPLRPLDGAPCLELTAEEHSAIKELADSLLDHPGDVPLEHRLDQIALAAHDVPVGIRAQLIDFRLTGRPYGGLVLSNLPIDESLAGPTPTSYGSEPESREADRATALLLLIGSLLGDPVSYLTQQRGRMALDVFPIKGHEHQQLGSSSTVDLEWHNEDAFHPLRADWILLAGLRNRDQVPTTFAPLQDLELDDRTRELLFEERFVILPDESHTAAFNSDTTGMDEASWVEDAFQKISEMNESPRRTAILSGDKDAPFLRIDPAFMPRDLDDEASAALKTVIAAFDANLRNVILCPGDLLIVDNMRAVHGRRPFTPRYDGTDRWLRRINVLADLRRAAGRRYTAHGRALV; from the coding sequence ATGGACCTCTCGACCCCCCGAGTCGCCGGCGAGCTTCCGCTGCGCCCGCTGGACGGCGCGCCGTGTCTGGAGCTGACCGCCGAGGAGCACTCAGCGATCAAGGAGCTCGCGGACAGCCTGCTCGATCACCCCGGGGACGTTCCGCTCGAGCACAGGCTCGACCAGATAGCACTCGCCGCTCATGACGTACCGGTGGGGATCCGGGCCCAGTTGATCGACTTCCGGCTGACCGGTCGGCCCTACGGCGGGCTGGTGCTGTCCAATCTGCCGATCGACGAGTCCCTCGCCGGCCCCACCCCGACCAGCTACGGCAGCGAGCCGGAGAGCCGGGAGGCGGACCGGGCCACGGCACTGCTGCTGCTGATCGGTTCGCTGCTGGGCGACCCCGTCTCCTACCTCACCCAGCAGCGCGGGCGCATGGCCCTGGACGTCTTTCCGATCAAGGGCCATGAGCACCAGCAGCTCGGCTCCAGCTCCACTGTCGATCTGGAGTGGCACAACGAGGACGCGTTCCACCCGCTGCGCGCCGACTGGATCCTGCTCGCGGGACTGCGCAACCGGGATCAGGTTCCCACGACGTTCGCCCCGCTCCAGGACCTCGAACTCGACGACAGGACCAGGGAGTTGCTGTTCGAGGAGCGCTTCGTCATCCTGCCGGACGAGTCGCACACGGCAGCCTTCAACAGCGACACCACCGGCATGGACGAGGCCAGCTGGGTCGAGGACGCCTTCCAGAAGATCTCCGAGATGAACGAGAGCCCGCGGCGCACGGCGATCCTGTCCGGCGACAAGGACGCCCCGTTCCTCCGGATCGATCCGGCGTTCATGCCCAGGGATCTGGACGACGAGGCGTCGGCGGCGCTCAAGACGGTGATCGCCGCCTTCGACGCCAATCTGCGCAATGTGATCCTCTGTCCCGGGGATCTGCTCATCGTGGACAACATGCGTGCCGTGCACGGCCGTCGGCCCTTCACGCCACGGTACGACGGCACCGACCGCTGGCTGCGGCGGATCAACGTCCTCGCGGACCTGCGCCGGGCAGCGGGCCGTCGGTACACCGCCCACGGTCGCGCCCTGGTGTGA
- the rsgA gene encoding ribosome small subunit-dependent GTPase A, whose product MAGAGHVPGRVVRVDRGRCDVVVAEGESVVTVHADFGASADEDAAQLPCTGDWAVISRGAAGTYVQALLPRRTAVVRSSASQRSEGQVLATNVDTVVIAVSLTTEPDFGRIERFLALAWESGAQPLVVLTKGDVASDADQVRLSVESVTPGVDVLVVSSVTGEGMDILTSYLSGTTVLLGQSGAGKSTLANALLGQQVMEVQQTRGDGKGRHTTTTRELLVLPGGGVLIDTPGLRGVGMYDASDGLQQVFSEIEALAEVCRFRDCGHEAEPGCAVREAVEDGVLPQRRLDSYHKLLRENQWIAARSDARLRQEQVKKLKAQGQEGMANMMAKRGG is encoded by the coding sequence TTGGCGGGTGCGGGGCACGTCCCCGGCCGGGTCGTCCGCGTCGACCGCGGCCGCTGCGACGTAGTGGTGGCCGAGGGCGAGTCCGTCGTCACCGTGCACGCCGACTTCGGTGCGTCGGCCGACGAGGATGCCGCGCAGCTGCCGTGCACCGGGGACTGGGCCGTCATCTCCCGCGGCGCCGCCGGTACGTATGTCCAGGCCCTGCTGCCGCGCCGCACGGCGGTCGTCCGCTCCAGCGCCTCGCAGCGCTCCGAGGGGCAGGTGCTCGCGACGAATGTCGACACGGTCGTGATCGCCGTGTCCCTCACCACGGAGCCGGACTTCGGGCGCATCGAGCGCTTCCTCGCTCTCGCGTGGGAGAGCGGCGCACAGCCACTCGTCGTGCTGACCAAGGGCGACGTGGCTTCGGACGCGGACCAGGTGCGTCTGTCCGTCGAGAGCGTCACGCCCGGCGTCGACGTGCTCGTCGTCAGTTCCGTGACCGGCGAGGGGATGGACATCCTCACCTCTTACCTGTCAGGGACGACCGTGCTGCTCGGCCAGTCGGGTGCGGGCAAGTCCACCCTGGCGAACGCCCTGTTGGGCCAGCAGGTCATGGAAGTGCAGCAGACCAGGGGCGACGGCAAGGGGCGGCACACGACCACGACGCGTGAACTGCTCGTACTGCCCGGCGGAGGAGTGCTCATCGACACTCCGGGGCTGCGCGGTGTCGGTATGTACGACGCGTCCGACGGTCTGCAGCAGGTGTTCTCGGAGATCGAGGCGCTGGCCGAGGTCTGCCGCTTCCGCGACTGCGGCCATGAGGCGGAGCCGGGCTGCGCGGTGCGGGAGGCCGTCGAGGACGGTGTGCTGCCGCAACGGCGCCTGGACAGCTACCACAAGCTGCTCCGCGAGAACCAGTGGATCGCGGCCCGCAGTGATGCCAGGCTGCGCCAGGAGCAGGTGAAGAAGCTGAAGGCGCAAGGCCAGGAGGGCATGGCCAACATGATGGCCAAGCGCGGCGGCTGA
- a CDS encoding MFS transporter, translated as MAAPAPAPPRPASLPRIVAASLIGTTIEWYDFFLYGSAAALVFNKLFFPGSDPLVGTLLSFLTYAVGFAARPLGALVFGHFGDRVGRKKLLVLSLLMMGGATFSIGLLPTHATVGSAAPVLLTALRLVQGFALGGEWGGAVLLVSEHGDARRRGFWASWPQTGAPAGQLLATGVLSALTALLSDDAFLSWGWRVPFLLSGVLVLVGLWIRLSVDESPLFKAALERAEARRAAEPDRVAEKLPLVAVLRDHWRDVLVAMGARMAENISYYVITAFILVYATTSAGMAKQTALNAVLIASAVHFAVIPAWGALSDRVGRRPVYLIGAVGVGAWMFPFFSLIDTADFGNLVLAVTVGLVFHGAMYAPQAAFFTEMFATRMRYSGASIGAQFASVAAGAPAPLIATALLKDYDSSTPIALYVIAAALLTVIALICAQETRHRDLAEVDTDSRSPDSVSV; from the coding sequence ATGGCTGCCCCAGCCCCCGCTCCTCCCCGCCCCGCCAGCCTCCCCCGCATCGTCGCCGCCAGTCTCATCGGAACGACCATCGAGTGGTACGACTTCTTCCTCTACGGGTCCGCCGCCGCGCTCGTCTTCAACAAGCTGTTCTTTCCCGGTTCCGACCCGCTCGTCGGCACACTGCTGTCGTTCCTGACGTACGCCGTCGGGTTCGCCGCGCGGCCGCTCGGGGCGCTGGTCTTCGGGCACTTCGGGGACCGGGTCGGGCGCAAGAAGCTGCTCGTGCTGAGTCTGCTCATGATGGGCGGGGCGACCTTCTCGATCGGGCTGCTGCCGACGCACGCCACGGTCGGCTCCGCCGCCCCCGTGCTGCTCACCGCCCTGCGGCTGGTGCAGGGGTTCGCGCTCGGCGGGGAGTGGGGCGGGGCCGTCCTGCTGGTGTCGGAGCACGGGGACGCGCGGCGGCGCGGGTTCTGGGCGTCGTGGCCGCAGACCGGGGCGCCCGCCGGACAGTTGCTCGCCACCGGTGTGCTCTCGGCGCTCACCGCGCTGCTCTCCGACGACGCCTTCCTCTCCTGGGGCTGGCGCGTGCCGTTCCTGCTGTCCGGGGTGCTGGTGCTCGTCGGGCTGTGGATACGCCTCTCGGTCGATGAATCCCCCCTGTTCAAGGCCGCGTTGGAGCGCGCCGAGGCGCGTCGGGCCGCCGAGCCCGACCGGGTGGCGGAGAAGCTGCCGCTCGTCGCCGTCCTGCGCGACCACTGGCGCGACGTGCTGGTCGCGATGGGCGCCCGTATGGCGGAGAACATCAGCTACTACGTGATCACCGCGTTCATCCTCGTGTACGCGACGACCTCCGCCGGGATGGCCAAGCAGACCGCGCTCAACGCCGTACTGATCGCCTCCGCCGTGCACTTCGCGGTGATCCCCGCCTGGGGCGCGCTCTCCGACCGGGTCGGGCGGCGGCCCGTCTATCTGATCGGCGCGGTGGGTGTCGGCGCCTGGATGTTCCCCTTCTTCTCGCTGATCGACACGGCCGACTTCGGGAACCTCGTCCTCGCCGTCACCGTCGGGCTGGTCTTCCACGGGGCGATGTACGCACCCCAGGCCGCCTTCTTCACGGAGATGTTCGCGACCCGGATGCGCTACTCGGGAGCCTCGATCGGCGCCCAGTTCGCCTCCGTCGCCGCCGGCGCGCCCGCCCCGCTCATCGCCACCGCCCTCCTGAAGGACTACGACAGCTCCACCCCCATCGCCCTCTATGTGATCGCGGCCGCGCTCCTCACGGTGATCGCGCTGATCTGCGCCCAGGAGACCCGCCACCGCGACCTGGCGGAGGTCGACACCGACAGCCGCTCCCCGGACTCCGTCAGCGTCTGA
- a CDS encoding GAF domain-containing protein: MSHDHPQSTEYAEAPYLELLARGAAAEAYDRPALLARADGAGPEALAALEAARQLALRVRADLEGRRRREAELSALFETAHDLAGLRDLDAVLRAIVQRARSLLGTEVAYLSLNDPVAGDTYMRVTEGSVAARFQQLRLGMGEGLGGLVAQTARPYVTSSYFDDERFRHTRAIDTGVRDEGLVAILGVPLMLGSSVIGVLFAADRHSRVFAREEIALLGSFAAHAAVAIDTANLLAETRSALAELERANEIIRDHSAVLERASEVHDRLSELVLRGGGVHDVASAVSEVLDGTVEFADADSAAFAALELTGTDGHAVRDGQDWVATVAAGDEVLGALVLRGHPALDPVDRRTLERAAMVTSLLLLARRSAGEAEQRVRGELLDDLLDAPGRDPRLLRDRAARLRADLDAPHVVLAARVESPEDGTAERQTADRQRMGSAAAHLAATRHGLAATRDGGTVLLLPLGPADTPAEVARQLAKQLGGALHERVTVGASAPVEAPAARPGRIAEAYAEARRCLEALRLLGRPGEGAAAQDLGFLGLLLADTRDIEGFVDRTLGAVVAYDERRGTDLVRTLDAYFASGMSPARTKDDLHVHVNTVAQRLERIGRLLGPDWQCPARALEIQLALRLHLMSAAVRR, encoded by the coding sequence ATGTCCCACGATCACCCGCAGTCCACCGAGTACGCGGAGGCTCCTTACCTGGAGCTTCTGGCGCGCGGCGCGGCGGCCGAGGCGTACGACCGGCCCGCGCTGCTCGCCCGTGCCGACGGCGCGGGGCCCGAGGCGCTGGCCGCCCTGGAGGCCGCCCGGCAGCTCGCCCTGCGGGTCCGCGCCGACCTGGAGGGCCGACGGCGCAGGGAGGCTGAGCTGTCCGCGCTCTTCGAGACCGCCCACGACCTCGCGGGGCTGCGCGATCTGGACGCGGTGCTGCGGGCGATCGTGCAGCGCGCGCGCTCCCTCCTCGGCACCGAGGTCGCCTACCTCAGCCTCAACGACCCGGTGGCGGGCGACACTTATATGCGCGTCACCGAAGGGTCGGTGGCCGCGCGCTTCCAGCAGCTGCGGCTCGGCATGGGCGAGGGCCTCGGCGGCCTCGTCGCCCAGACCGCCAGACCGTACGTGACGTCGAGCTACTTCGACGACGAGCGTTTCCGGCACACCCGCGCCATCGACACCGGAGTGCGCGACGAGGGCCTGGTCGCGATCCTCGGCGTACCGCTGATGCTCGGCAGCAGTGTGATCGGCGTGCTGTTCGCCGCCGACCGGCACAGCAGGGTCTTCGCACGCGAGGAGATCGCCCTGCTCGGCTCCTTCGCCGCGCACGCCGCCGTCGCCATCGACACCGCCAACCTGCTCGCCGAGACCAGGTCGGCACTGGCCGAGCTGGAGCGAGCCAACGAGATCATCCGGGACCACAGCGCGGTCCTGGAGCGCGCCTCCGAGGTCCACGACCGGCTCAGCGAACTGGTGCTGCGCGGCGGCGGGGTGCACGACGTGGCGAGCGCGGTCTCCGAAGTCCTGGACGGCACGGTCGAGTTCGCCGACGCCGACTCGGCGGCCTTCGCCGCCCTGGAGCTGACCGGCACGGACGGCCACGCGGTCCGCGACGGCCAGGACTGGGTGGCCACGGTCGCGGCGGGCGACGAGGTGCTGGGCGCGCTGGTGCTGCGCGGCCACCCGGCGCTCGACCCGGTGGACCGCCGCACCCTGGAGCGGGCCGCGATGGTCACCTCGCTGCTGCTGCTCGCCCGGCGCTCGGCGGGCGAGGCCGAACAGCGGGTGCGCGGCGAGCTCCTGGACGACCTGCTGGATGCGCCGGGCCGCGACCCCCGGCTGCTGCGCGACCGGGCCGCCCGGCTGCGCGCCGACCTGGACGCGCCGCATGTGGTCCTCGCCGCCCGCGTCGAGAGCCCCGAGGACGGCACGGCGGAGCGGCAGACCGCCGACCGGCAGCGGATGGGCTCGGCCGCCGCGCATCTGGCGGCGACCCGGCACGGCCTGGCCGCGACCCGCGACGGCGGGACCGTGCTGCTGCTGCCGCTCGGCCCGGCCGACACCCCGGCCGAGGTCGCCCGGCAGCTGGCCAAGCAGCTCGGCGGCGCCCTGCACGAGCGGGTCACGGTGGGCGCGTCGGCCCCCGTCGAAGCCCCGGCGGCCCGGCCCGGCCGGATAGCCGAGGCGTACGCGGAGGCGCGTCGCTGCCTGGAGGCGCTGCGGCTGCTCGGCCGCCCCGGCGAGGGCGCGGCCGCCCAGGACCTCGGCTTCCTCGGGCTGCTCCTCGCCGACACCCGGGACATCGAGGGCTTCGTCGACCGGACGCTCGGCGCGGTCGTGGCCTACGACGAACGGCGCGGCACCGATCTGGTGCGCACTCTCGACGCGTACTTCGCGAGCGGGATGAGCCCGGCGCGCACCAAGGACGACCTGCACGTCCATGTGAACACGGTGGCCCAGCGGCTGGAGCGGATAGGCAGGCTGCTCGGGCCGGACTGGCAGTGCCCGGCCCGAGCGCTGGAGATCCAGCTGGCGCTGCGGCTCCATCTGATGTCGGCGGCGGTCAGACGCTGA
- a CDS encoding 3-hydroxybutyrate dehydrogenase: MTTPTTPGPVRPSIALDLGGRTALVTGAAGGIGRACALRLAAAGAKVRAVDRDAEGLDALAGQGAGLAGSVEPLVLDLTDLEAAEQAATGTDVLVNNAGLQLVRPIEQFPPEVFHTVLTVMLEAPFRLIRGSLPHMYGQGWGRIVNISSVHGLRASAYKSAYVAAKHGLEGLSKTAALEGAPHGVTSNCVSPGYVRTPLVERQIADQAAAHGIPEERVLTEVLLKDSALKRLVEPDEVAEAVAYLCAPQTSFVTGISLALDGGWTAH, encoded by the coding sequence ATGACCACGCCCACCACACCTGGTCCCGTCCGCCCGTCCATCGCACTCGACCTGGGCGGCCGCACCGCCCTGGTCACCGGGGCCGCCGGCGGCATCGGCCGGGCCTGTGCCCTGCGCCTGGCGGCCGCCGGCGCCAAGGTGCGGGCCGTCGACCGGGACGCCGAAGGCCTCGACGCCCTGGCCGGACAGGGCGCGGGCCTCGCCGGATCCGTAGAGCCGCTGGTCCTGGACCTGACCGACCTCGAAGCCGCAGAGCAGGCCGCCACCGGCACCGACGTCCTGGTGAACAACGCCGGGCTGCAACTCGTGCGCCCCATCGAGCAGTTCCCGCCCGAGGTGTTCCACACCGTCCTCACGGTGATGTTGGAAGCGCCGTTCCGGCTGATCAGAGGGTCGCTGCCGCACATGTACGGGCAGGGCTGGGGCCGCATCGTCAACATCTCCTCGGTGCACGGCCTGCGCGCCTCCGCGTACAAGTCGGCCTATGTCGCGGCCAAGCACGGCCTCGAAGGGCTCTCGAAGACCGCCGCCCTGGAAGGCGCCCCGCACGGCGTCACCTCGAACTGCGTCAGCCCCGGCTATGTCCGCACCCCGCTCGTCGAGCGGCAGATCGCCGACCAGGCGGCCGCCCACGGCATCCCCGAGGAGCGCGTCCTGACCGAGGTGCTCCTCAAGGACTCGGCCCTCAAACGGCTGGTCGAGCCGGACGAGGTCGCCGAGGCCGTCGCCTACCTCTGCGCCCCGCAGACCTCCTTCGTCACCGGCATCTCGCTCGCCCTGGACGGCGGCTGGACCGCGCACTGA
- a CDS encoding NUDIX domain-containing protein produces MATPDFIREIRASAGHQLLFLPGVSVVVFDDEGRVLLGRRVDSGEWSIIGGIPEPGEQPAETAVREVYEEAAVRCVVEKVVLVDALHPVTYPNGDRCQFMDICLKCRAVGGEARVNDDESLEVGWFPVDALPGLDEFSLFRIKQAMTDEPTWFAPMTEH; encoded by the coding sequence ATGGCGACACCTGACTTCATCCGCGAGATCCGGGCCTCGGCCGGCCACCAGCTGCTGTTCCTGCCGGGAGTGAGCGTCGTCGTCTTCGACGACGAGGGCCGGGTGCTGCTCGGCCGACGCGTGGACTCCGGCGAGTGGTCGATCATCGGCGGGATACCGGAACCCGGCGAGCAGCCCGCCGAGACCGCCGTGCGCGAGGTGTACGAGGAGGCCGCCGTGCGGTGCGTCGTGGAGAAGGTCGTCCTGGTGGACGCGCTGCACCCGGTCACCTACCCCAACGGCGACCGCTGCCAGTTCATGGACATCTGCCTCAAGTGCCGGGCCGTGGGCGGCGAGGCGCGCGTCAACGACGACGAGTCCCTGGAGGTCGGCTGGTTCCCGGTCGACGCGCTGCCGGGCCTGGACGAGTTCTCGCTCTTCCGGATCAAACAGGCGATGACCGATGAACCGACATGGTTCGCGCCTATGACCGAGCACTGA
- the lnt gene encoding apolipoprotein N-acyltransferase, with product MSTTTTPTAEPEQLEPQPATASRGRRLLHRLVRPATAALSGVLLYLSFPPRPLWWLAVPAFALFGWCLRGRTWKAGAGLGYLFGLGFLLPLLVWTGVEVGPGPWLALAAIEAIGVAAAGAGIAVVSRLPGWPVWGAALWIASEAARARVPFGGFPWGKLAFGQADGVFLPLAALGGTPVLGFAVVLCGFGLYECVRQALRLRATGVVRKGAAAAALATLLAPLVAAFAATPLVSDAAEHGTATVAVIQGNVPRLGLDFNEQRRAVLNYHVKETLRLADRVKAGKAAKPDFVLWPENSSDVDPYTDAQAYTDIDRAARAIGAPISVGAVVERPDGRLFNEQVLWDPRTGPGATYDKRQIQPFGEYIPLRGLIKQFGPGYVSMVRQDFSRGTEPGVFDMAGTKVGIATCYEAAFDWAVRDTVTHGAQILSVPSNNATFDRSEMTYQQLAMSRVRAVEHSRTVTVPVTSGVSAVIMPDGEVVQKTRMFTPDSLVAKVPLRSSETPATRLATAPEWTLVALAAAGLGWAVSRTVRARRAPQTDAATPAGAAVS from the coding sequence GTGAGCACGACCACCACCCCCACAGCCGAGCCAGAGCAGCTCGAACCGCAGCCCGCCACCGCCTCGCGCGGCCGTCGGCTGCTGCACCGGCTCGTACGGCCCGCGACGGCCGCGCTGTCCGGTGTGCTCCTCTACCTGAGCTTCCCGCCCCGGCCCCTGTGGTGGCTGGCGGTGCCCGCGTTCGCGCTGTTCGGCTGGTGTCTGCGCGGGCGGACCTGGAAGGCCGGAGCCGGCCTCGGCTACCTCTTCGGGCTCGGCTTCCTGCTGCCGCTGCTCGTCTGGACGGGCGTGGAGGTCGGCCCCGGCCCGTGGCTGGCCCTGGCGGCCATCGAGGCGATCGGGGTCGCCGCCGCCGGCGCCGGGATCGCGGTGGTCTCGCGGCTGCCCGGCTGGCCGGTGTGGGGCGCGGCCCTGTGGATCGCCTCCGAGGCGGCACGCGCGCGCGTGCCGTTCGGCGGCTTCCCCTGGGGCAAGCTCGCCTTCGGCCAGGCGGACGGGGTGTTCCTGCCGCTCGCCGCCCTGGGCGGCACGCCCGTCCTCGGCTTCGCCGTCGTGCTCTGCGGCTTCGGGCTGTACGAGTGCGTGCGCCAGGCGCTGCGCCTGCGCGCCACCGGTGTCGTACGCAAGGGGGCCGCGGCCGCCGCCCTGGCCACCCTGCTCGCCCCGCTCGTCGCCGCCTTCGCCGCGACCCCGCTGGTCAGCGACGCGGCCGAGCACGGCACCGCCACCGTCGCCGTGATCCAGGGCAATGTGCCGCGCCTGGGCCTGGACTTCAACGAGCAGCGCCGCGCGGTGCTCAACTACCACGTGAAGGAGACCCTGCGGCTCGCCGACCGGGTCAAGGCGGGCAAGGCCGCCAAGCCCGACTTCGTGCTCTGGCCGGAGAACTCCTCGGACGTCGACCCGTACACCGACGCCCAGGCGTACACCGACATCGACCGGGCCGCCAGGGCGATCGGCGCGCCCATCTCGGTGGGCGCGGTCGTCGAGCGCCCCGACGGACGGCTCTTCAACGAGCAGGTCCTGTGGGACCCGAGGACGGGCCCCGGAGCCACCTACGACAAGCGGCAGATCCAGCCCTTCGGCGAGTACATCCCGCTGCGCGGCCTCATCAAGCAGTTCGGCCCGGGCTATGTCTCCATGGTCCGCCAGGACTTCAGCCGCGGCACCGAGCCCGGTGTGTTCGACATGGCGGGCACCAAGGTCGGCATCGCCACCTGCTACGAGGCGGCGTTCGACTGGGCCGTGCGCGACACCGTCACCCATGGCGCGCAGATCCTCTCCGTACCGAGCAACAACGCGACCTTCGACCGCAGCGAGATGACCTACCAGCAGCTCGCCATGTCTCGCGTGCGCGCGGTCGAGCACAGCCGGACCGTCACCGTCCCGGTCACCAGCGGGGTCAGCGCGGTGATCATGCCCGACGGGGAAGTCGTCCAGAAGACCAGGATGTTCACGCCCGACTCGCTCGTCGCCAAGGTGCCGCTGCGCTCCTCCGAGACCCCGGCGACCCGGCTCGCCACCGCGCCCGAGTGGACCCTGGTGGCGCTCGCGGCGGCGGGCCTCGGCTGGGCGGTGAGCCGTACCGTACGCGCGCGTCGCGCCCCGCAGACCGACGCCGCGACTCCTGCCGGGGCCGCGGTCTCGTAG
- a CDS encoding O-antigen ligase — MSASTGRSAAPERRAGPDLVGVLVLGTCAGWSLVAAAGREARPEGVLLAVLAVAAGYALGRISGSLVPVAAATCAATAGLLLAYASRDGVPGATVDPLPGHIGVSAALPALAAGAACCGAWAAGTAVVRLALRLLAVGCAGTALALGSAAGCAAALGVLLCSLAAARMRHRTVGLAGLAAVAALVAVGSVAVAEDVLPDGLTVSLEGQLTPERVLLWRDAVELAEEHPVRGTGPDRFGGLSPVARQSPVAAGKPHSALLQQAAEQGAVGATLLGATYGWILYALWRSPRRTPVVLTAGAALTALAAFACVGNALSFTPVTMGAGLLAGLATARPPGDGQQEAERGVEVVHARG; from the coding sequence ATGAGCGCATCGACAGGCCGGTCCGCCGCACCCGAGCGCCGGGCCGGGCCCGATCTCGTCGGCGTCCTGGTGCTGGGCACCTGCGCCGGCTGGTCGCTGGTCGCGGCGGCGGGGCGGGAGGCCCGGCCGGAGGGCGTGCTCCTCGCGGTGCTCGCGGTGGCCGCCGGGTACGCGCTGGGCCGGATCAGCGGCAGTCTGGTGCCCGTGGCGGCCGCGACCTGCGCCGCGACCGCGGGCCTGCTCCTGGCGTACGCCTCCAGGGACGGCGTCCCCGGCGCCACCGTGGACCCGCTCCCGGGCCACATCGGGGTCTCGGCCGCACTTCCCGCACTCGCGGCGGGTGCGGCCTGCTGCGGCGCCTGGGCGGCCGGTACGGCGGTCGTCCGCCTCGCGCTGCGGCTGCTCGCCGTGGGGTGCGCGGGCACGGCCCTCGCGCTGGGCTCGGCGGCGGGCTGCGCGGCGGCGCTCGGCGTACTGCTGTGCTCCCTGGCGGCGGCCCGGATGCGGCACCGGACGGTGGGCCTCGCGGGGCTCGCCGCGGTCGCCGCGCTGGTCGCGGTCGGGTCGGTCGCCGTGGCCGAGGACGTGCTGCCCGACGGGCTCACCGTCTCCTTGGAGGGCCAGCTCACGCCGGAGCGCGTGCTGCTGTGGCGGGACGCGGTGGAGCTGGCCGAGGAGCATCCCGTACGGGGAACCGGGCCGGACCGGTTCGGCGGCCTGAGCCCCGTGGCGCGGCAGTCCCCGGTCGCCGCCGGCAAGCCGCACTCCGCCCTGCTCCAGCAGGCGGCCGAGCAGGGCGCGGTGGGAGCCACGCTGCTCGGGGCCACCTACGGCTGGATCCTGTACGCGCTGTGGCGCTCGCCCCGGCGCACGCCCGTCGTCCTCACGGCGGGGGCCGCGCTCACCGCGCTGGCCGCGTTCGCCTGCGTCGGCAACGCGCTGAGCTTCACCCCGGTGACGATGGGCGCGGGCCTGCTGGCGGGCCTGGCCACGGCACGGCCGCCGGGGGACGGGCAGCAGGAGGCGGAGCGGGGTGTGGAGGTCGTGCACGCGCGGGGGTGA
- a CDS encoding glutamate racemase, translating into MKIALMDSGIGLLAAAAAVRRLRPDADLVLSSAPDTMPWGPHTPEEVTERALAVARAAAELGPDALIVACNTASVHALVALRAELEPRIPVIGTVPAIKPAAAGGGPVAIWATPATTGSPYQRGLIREFAEGVEVTEVPCPGLADAIEHGDEPAIELAIAAAAERTPRDVRDVVLGCTHYELVAERVRAAVRRPGLSAPGLYGSASAVAAQALRRVGAEAAPGAAPTGSVTVLLSGRTATLPDPALGYPEGLLLQAVTPAH; encoded by the coding sequence GTGAAGATCGCGCTCATGGACTCCGGAATCGGCCTGCTGGCGGCCGCCGCCGCCGTGCGCCGGCTGCGGCCGGACGCCGACCTCGTCCTCTCCTCCGCCCCGGACACCATGCCGTGGGGTCCGCACACGCCAGAGGAGGTCACCGAGCGCGCGCTCGCCGTGGCGCGCGCCGCCGCCGAGCTCGGTCCGGACGCCCTGATCGTGGCCTGCAACACCGCCTCGGTGCACGCCCTTGTGGCGCTGCGCGCCGAACTGGAGCCGCGGATCCCCGTGATCGGGACCGTACCGGCGATCAAGCCGGCCGCCGCCGGTGGCGGACCCGTCGCCATCTGGGCCACTCCGGCCACCACCGGCAGCCCCTACCAGCGCGGGCTGATCCGTGAGTTCGCCGAGGGCGTCGAGGTCACCGAGGTCCCCTGCCCGGGGCTCGCGGACGCGATCGAGCACGGCGACGAGCCCGCCATCGAGCTGGCCATCGCCGCGGCGGCCGAGCGGACCCCCCGGGATGTAAGGGACGTCGTCCTGGGCTGCACCCATTACGAACTCGTCGCCGAGCGGGTACGAGCCGCTGTGCGCCGGCCGGGTCTGTCCGCGCCCGGTCTGTACGGCAGCGCGTCGGCCGTCGCCGCCCAGGCGCTGCGCCGGGTCGGCGCGGAAGCCGCCCCCGGCGCGGCGCCCACCGGCAGCGTGACCGTGCTGCTCAGCGGCAGGACCGCCACGCTTCCCGACCCCGCGCTCGGCTACCCGGAAGGCCTGCTCCTCCAGGCGGTCACGCCCGCTCACTGA